The segment TCTTGTATCAGGATGCTAATCCTGGAGTGGGGGAAAAACAGATCGAACAATTCCTGATTTGCAAAGCTGTCAGTGGTGGATAGAGAAGGGAGGTCAGGCTGCTTTTGGTgttgaggaaatgctgaaaccAGCCTGACTCATTTCATCTCCTCCTGGCCTGGCTGATCGCCCGTCTTTCCCCTTCCACCCATTGGCTTTTGTCTCCCACCAGGCCCCCAGTGAAGAACCTGGCTCTGtgttctccatcccctcctcgctggcactgccaggctgggatgaggagcccctcagccttccctgctccgggctggacaagcccagctccctcagcctctgctcacagcccaagggctccagccccaccttgGAGGCCCTTCCCtaagcctgctccagctgccagacaTCTTTCCTGCTCTGGGGAACCCAACCCAGGCCACAGGGACCTGGATAATCCACGGCCTTGATGTCCtggtcacacagccctggccccttttccccgtgtcaggctctggggtggATCCTGTGGAACATCCTTTGGTGGAGGCTGTGGCTCCAGGTGGACCAGGGGGATAccgggggacagggaccccgcTGGGCATGAACAGCATTGGAGTTGTTGGGAGAAACTGTgagggggagctggggtggAGTGACCAAcccagtgacctcacacagccctcctgggatgtcacacagcccctctgggaTGTCACAGCTCGTTCTCTAATGTCACGGAGCTGGTCTCTGATGCCACAATCCATTCTGGGATGTCACAGAGCTGCCCTGTAAtgtcacagcaggctctgggctgTCACAGACAGTCTATGATGTCGTAGCTGCCCGATGGCCTCACATAacccactctgtgatgtcatagcCCACTCTGTGACCTCATGTTACAGATGATAAATTGTTTCCACCAGGTGAGCTGACACCTGGAGCTTGTTCTCCAAAACCCCAGGCCTATGGAAACCACACAATGCCCATTGTGTGAGAAGGGGAGCTGGAAGTTcaccagcctcagtgtcctgccaCCTCAGCCAGGCCCACGGGAACATTGGGGTCCACgaccaccagggaccaccagagagacccccaggacagaagagagcatgggtaaaggggaggggaaatatgttaatgattttggggaaatgattATCAGATGTGTATTTAGTCCAGGATAATCAATGAATAtgtgtgcaaaatacagaatatgaacagaaactttcctgcactcagcatgCTCGGCTTTGGGAGGAGCTATCCCCCGTGCATCCGGCTGAATAATGAATGCTGCTTCTTAATGCTGCAGTGGTGTGAAGGAGTTTTCTGTTTCACCGAATTTTTGGTAACACTccactcccaaggaaagctctgtctcctgctgctcacaaacagagaagggctggtggcagaTGGGGGGGtcagaggctgcctggggcacagtgaccatgaaataatcaagttttcaatgttctgtgaaagaaggaGGGGCAGCAACAAAACTGCCACACTGGAATTAGgcagggcagactttggcctatttagGATGCTGATTTGGGGAGTACCGTATCACGTACTGAATGTTTTATGGGAAACAGCTTTTAGAAACAAAGGGGTCCAGGAAGGATGGGCACATTTCAAGAAAGTAATCTTAAGGGgaaaggagcagcctgtcccagtgtggCAAAAGATGAGCCGGTGAGGAAAATGACTGCCCTGGCTGCACATGGAGATTTTGTGGgaactctggggaaaaaaacagggtgCACCAGCTTCGGACAGAAGGTCAGGCAACTTTGCAAGTGTTTAATGATGTTGTTAGgtcatgcagaaagaaaagctgagaggTGAAATTTCATTTAGAGCTTAACCTGGccacttctgtgaaaaataatagaaaatacagaaaatattttctattttctaaaaaaatagaaaaatacagaaaatatttctgtaaataaattaatagaaaaacGTGGGATAAGGAGAACCTCTACTCTTTATTGGATGCAGTGGAGAATAGAGTAACTAAAGataaggaaaaggctgagctaCTTAATATCTTGTTTGTCTTAATTTTCAATATTAGGACAGGctgtcctcaggacaagagttctcctgagctggcagatgggcagagggagcagaacagccccctgtaatccaggaggaagcagctggtgacctgctgagccactcagatgctcacaggtgtatgggatgggatgggatccatcctaggggggtgagggagctggtggataAGCtcccaagctgctctccatcatttaccatcagtcctggctcagcagggaggtgccagagcactggaggtgccagtgtgagcccatcgccaagaagggctggaaggaggatctggggaactccaggcctgtcagcctgacctcggtgccCGGCAAGGTTCTGGAACAGATCACCTTGAGAGCCATCACAGGGCACCCACAGGATGGCCGAGgggtcagagccagccagcgtgGATTTAAGTATCTGCATTGATGGTCTGGATGAGGGAATTGAGTCCACcatcagcaaatttgcagatgacaccaagctgggtgtgagtgtggatctgctggagggcaggagggctctgcacagggccctggacaggctggatccagggcccaaatccaacaaggtgaggtttaacaagtccaactgccaggtcctgcactttggccacaacaacccctgcagagctccaggctggggacagaagggctggagagcagccaggcagaaagggacctgcagggactgatggacagcaggctggacatgagccagccgtgtgcccaggtggccaagaaggccaatggctcctggcctggatcaggaatggtgtggccagcaggagcagggcagtgattcttcccctgtgatcagcactggttgggcagcacctcgagtgctgtgtccagttctgggcccccaatttaggaaggacatggaggggctggagcgtgtccagagaagggcaccaaggctggtgagggctctggagcacaagtcctgtgaggagcggctgagggagctggggttgttgatcctggagaagaggaggctcaggggagacaaggcggtgtcagggcacaggttggacttgatgatctccaaggtcttttccagccttgctgattctgggattctctgaaaccagccttggagcagttgcaggaggagccctgggcctcctcttcagaagctgcagcagcccaggtccctcagcttctcctcacagccccaaagcccatcctgtcagtcctgcagagcctctgcagctcctcctccttgcccagaacagggagccccacaggcagacacagcagcccagatgtgcccccctggcctgggctgcctctggcaagggagtgaggcactgcaggagcctgcagacaattcctgcagcacttgtggggtgatcctgctccccaagggaTGTTTCCATGGTGCCAATGTCAGGAACTGCAATGGGGAGTGGGgccagagaggagagggctcggggcagtttgggggtggctgccaggcagccctggctctgagcaacagcgtctgcagtgggacaggaaagtcccagctgatgggaacaaactttctggctgagtgcagaggccaggacaaagctgagtggtttccctggcatcccccagcccttcctggccccaggggctgatggcatttgtgctccCTCATGTCCATGCCCCCACACCACAACTCTGGGGCTCCTGAcgggggttttctgtgctgagcattggcctggccgtgttcttgagagagcctgggcaaggagcccggagcccccaggccctggcctgaggcgtcagcgctgccccagcagtgcccatggcctgtccctgctgcagccctggcactgccacccccaggactgtgcccggccccgagagcactcaggccctgcagcaacaccagggccaccagggcagcagggcagggccacgggagcagcactggcagcaccaagtgctgctgctgctgctgggcacagctgctgtgccagcactgatctgcccccagctctgcacacagacattgctgctccagctccagagaaggcaacaaaagggcagctctgcagaaaactctgctgggagatCCTTGAGTTACTCTAAAGACACGGAGAGCGCAGCCCCtcattgacacagtctgtggccacagggaatgtggagagaaacaaaatgagaaatggtactaaaaatgttctttttggaCAACAtggaaaaactaaaacaaaggAATAGAACCTCCAAAATGAAACCAACAAGATGTATAAAAGATGACTTTGACTACAAGTGATTGGCAGAAATTGGCCAGCAGTTTAATGTTCCTGAAAGCATCCAGTCATCAgtctcctcactgcagccttgagctcctggttcctcaggctgtagatgagggggttcagggctggaggcaccaccgagtacagaactgacactgacagatccagggatggggaggacatGGAGGGCGGCTTCAGGTGAGCAAACGCTGCAGTGCTGGCAAACAGAGAGACAacggccaggtgagggaggcaggtggaaaaggctttgtgccgtccctgctcagaggggatcctcagcacggccctgaagatctgcacataggagaaaacaatgaatacaaaacaaccaaatacCAAACACACACTAACAACAAGAAGCCCAAGTTCCCTGAGataggatttggagcaggagagcttgaggatctgtgggatatcacagaagaactggcccagggcattgccatggcacaggggcagggaaaatgtattggccgTGTGCATGAGAGCattgagaaaggcactggcccaggcagctgctgccatgtgggcacaagctctgctgcccaggagggtcccgtagtgcaggggtttgcagatggacacgtagcggtcgtagcacatgatggtcaggaGGGAAAGCTGTGTTCTAATGAAGAAGATAAGCATAAAAACTTGAACAACACATCCagtgtaggagatggtgctggtgtcccagagggaattgtgcatggctttggggacagtggtgcagatggagcccaggtcgctgagggccaggttgagcaggaagaagaacatgggcgtgtgcaggtggtggccgcaggctacggcgctgatgatgaggccgttgcccaggagggcagccagggagatgcccagcaagaggcagaagtgcaggagctgcagctgccgcgtctctgccagtgccagcaggaggaagtggctgatggagctgctgttggacattggctgtggctgcacatgggcacctgttcatggagaaaggacagtgacaAGTCAGGAGAGGCTGCTTGGAGCCAAACCTGGGCCATTCCCTGtagcctgtcctgctgggactcACCCACCCTTcttcctgctctgggaaaaccttcacccaggtccctgcctgagctccagctgtgctggctgagtgtgccaagagcagccagggctctgcatGGGGGTTCTCaaggagccatccctgccctgctgccctgggtttgTGGCCATGTGGCAGAGGGACAAGGCTGAGTATTCAGCATTTGTCAGGGAATTACTCCTACTGCAGAAAGGCTTGGTAGCATTTGCACTGCCACATCTAGAAGACTTGGATAGCAGGGAAAAGATATAGGGAATGTTTTTCCTAGCCACACATCATTGCTGGCTCTCTGAGGTCAGAAAtccccagcattcctgctgcactcagagtttgccactgagagatgggagagGCAAAGGATTCCCAGTGGCTGAGGGAaggtgaggggctggatgggcttgttcccccagcactgctctgctcagccccctctccttcccagagCATCTCCCTGGGCCTGGACATTTCCTCCTGAGAGGTGCCTTGTCCCTGCCAGTGCTCACAGAGCCCATCCCACCCCGTGTGCCCTCGGCCCGGCCCTACAGAAAcctgcctgtgtgcagggccctggctggggcagggtctgtgtgcagctgggcaagggcagctcaggagagccctgctgggccctgccaaggtgatgctgctgctgtccagggctgagcagtggctgAAGGCCCTTtgggaggctgccagcagagagactGACCACCCAAAGTCACAGTTCTGGAGTCTCTGTAAATGTTCAAACATTCCTTTGATGATCCTGTGttcctttcaactcagaatgTTCTGTCATTCTGGGATTACaattcctcttctgcttctctcacccTTTTGTCTAtgatcaaaagagaaaaaaaaaaaaaaaaaaaacccttgcaaCAGAATTAGAACAGTAAAGGAAAAACCAGACCTTTATTGGAAGCTTCCAGGTGTCCCAGAGGGGATGGGGCACAACTGGCTCCTGATTTCAACAATTTATAAAGGTTGATTAATTAGgatatttaacaggaaaatccAATAAGAGATTCAGTTTTCCAAGTTACACACCCCTGTCTCACCGATTGGAGAAGGTCCAAGAGCTTCTTTGCCCCACTTTTTGTTATGACTGCTCACATTCTGGTCAACAACCCAAATGTTCTTCTTGTAGGTCCTCTTCCTGATAATAAGAatatacagtattttaaaaatgtgtttagaCAGGTTATTGTTCTAAAGACTAAGAGAAAGGTTAGGAAATGCACTAGAGTTAATTAAGGATTACAGTTATAGAAGTATATAATAGTAGTTTAATAGAGTTAATTAAGAGTTCAATAGCGTAAAGTAAGGATTATAGTTTTATAACTATATAATAGTAATATATAGagctataaatatataaaaatatatcaaaagcaaaaatctttttctcACCACCCGAACTTTCCCATCCTTCTCCGAGCAGGAAATTGAAAACAGTCTCAGGAAAGCTCCTGAGCTTTACAGCAATCCCAGGCTTACCTTCTTTGGGAAGTGTCCTccggagctgtgcccaggctggtctggagctgggagcagccctgccccagccagcagctctcagcagcagcacctgccctgctcagggtggctccttccccccacagcttctggccagcgctggcagcagctccccgggccggctgagagctgtccctggcaggcagcagagtccctggcccagcacagcgccctgggctgcaggaccctgctctgcaggacagccctgggcacccctggctgctctgcacaagagaccatcagagaatgtactcacaggggctgtgggcattgGCATGTTCCAGTttgaggagatcactgcaggagctgcagctgcattgtcctgcagccagaggttcctgtgccaagggctggcagtgattctgccccaggcacttctcagcaccttcccagccctgactgattgaagctctctgtgcctctgggctgtgcccacgctggctgcaggcagtgccccagccctgctgggctgggagaagagctgctcatccagagaaatgtgcttttgaagctctgcttgcttaccagcatcaccctctgtgccaggagcccggcccagctcagcagcacagacacagcacaaggacttgaatgagcctctggggctttgtgctcaggccctgaacatcaggccctgagagggagctgaagaaacctctccagagctccaagtcagaatccaactccaaagtttctttgacttttaatgggtcccagtgagggacacgagtgagaaagtgtccccaggcgccaggcagagcagggaactggaggcactgatgacaggtggggacaaagagaagccaagtcttggtggcctggggcacagcagggtctgtgccaccaagggctgtcaggagaaaccttgtcctgaggccctggggcctcctggcacagc is part of the Vidua macroura isolate BioBank_ID:100142 chromosome 30, ASM2450914v1, whole genome shotgun sequence genome and harbors:
- the LOC128820703 gene encoding olfactory receptor 14J1-like, encoding MSNSSSISHFLLLALAETRQLQLLHFCLLLGISLAALLGNGLIISAVACGHHLHTPMFFFLLNLALSDLGSICTTVPKAMHNSLWDTSTISYTGCVVQVFMLIFFIRTQLSLLTIMCYDRYVSICKPLHYGTLLGSRACAHMAAAAWASAFLNALMHTANTFSLPLCHGNALGQFFCDIPQILKLSCSKSYLRELGLLVVSVCLVFGCFVFIVFSYVQIFRAVLRIPSEQGRHKAFSTCLPHLAVVSLFASTAAFAHLKPPSMSSPSLDLSVSVLYSVVPPALNPLIYSLRNQELKAAVRRLMTGCFQEH